The DNA window GGATTGGTCGGCGGCCCGGAGGGAAATATGGGTGTCGCTGACCTGGTTCATTTCGCGCAGGCCGCGCGCGTCCATGCAGTTCGGGGCCGGGGCCACGCGATTGGGCGAGTTGGACGGGAGTGGGGTGGTGGCGGTTTCGGCGCTGGCGAGTGGGGTGGCGGCGAGGGCCAGGGCCAGGGCCAGCAGGGTGGAGAGGCGGGATTTCGTCATTTCGGCACTCCTTTGCTGTACGGGACGGTTTGGAATATAGCACCGGGGGTTTTGGGGGAGGTTACATAAGAGTATTGGGGCTGCGCTAAGAGCAGCCGGGCAAGCCCGGCTCTACGAAAGCGCGGCTTCGGCGGGTTGTTGGACGTGCGGGGATCCGAGTCTTCGTTGCACCGGGTTGGCGGATTGCAGCGGGGCGGCTGCGGGGGCAGACTGGCTGTCCTACCTGGGTTTCGCCACGTTCTTTCATGTCGTCCGCCGCCTTCAACCTGCGCCGTTATGGGTCGTCCTCTTCGGTAGACCGGCATGACGTGGCGCAGTGGGTGGTGCCGCTGCAGGGTGAGCTGTCGTTTGAACTGGAAGGGCGGGGCAGTCGGTTGGATGTGTTGCAGGGTATTTTCGTGGCCCCGCATGCGGGGCATGCGCAGACGGCGACGGCCCGCGACCGGTTCCTGATTGTCGATTGCCCGGCGGACATGTTTGACGACCACACGCTGGAGCGCTTGAACGCGCTGCCCACCCTGGCGTTGCCGGCCCCGGTGCGGGCGATGGCGCGGCGGCTGGCGATGTTGCCGGGAGAGGCGGTGGACGACGCGGTGGTTGAGCGCGAACTGCCGGTGCTGTTGCAGGCGTTTTCGCCGGCGGGCACTGCGACGCGGTTGCAGGCGGTGTGCGCGCGGATTGCGCAGGCACCGGGGCAGGATTGGCCGGTGGCGCGGATTGCGGCGGCGGTGGGGGTGAGTGGCAGCCGCCTGCATGCGTTGTTTCAGCAGGCGTTTGAACTAAGCCCCCAGGCGTGGCTGAGCGGGTGCCGGTTGCGCTGGTCGCGGGCACAGTTGGTGGAAAGCGACGCTTCGATTGCGGAGATCGCGCAGCGGGCGGGGTATTCCGAGCAGAGCGCGTTGACCCGCGCGTTGCGGCGGGAATGGGGAATGACGCCGGCGGAGTATCGGCGCGCAAGAGTCTCGGTCAAGAAATCCCCCCGCCACTCCCCCTAAACTCCCGGCTCCCCCCACCTGGAGCCCCGTAGTCTGATGAACCGTTCAATGGGCGTTGGCATTGCCAACGGCGTCGCCGCTGGCGCGCTGTGGGGCGTGGTGTTCCTGGCTCCTGCCGTGCTCAGCCAGTTCAGCGCGGTGCAACTCTCGGCTGGCCGCTACCTGGTGTACGGCCTGATCGCGATCATCCTGCTCGCCCCGCGCTGGAAGGAACTGCGCACGCGCATCGGTGCTGCCGAATGGAAGGGGCTGCTCTGGCTCAGCCTCGCCGGCAACCTGGTGTATTTCGTGCTGCTCTCCAACGCGGTGCAATGGGCCGGCGGTGCGGCGGCTTCGCTGATCGTGGGACTGATTCCTGTCGTGGTGACCCTGGTGGGCGTGCGCGAAAAAGGCGCGGTGCCTTTGAAGCAGCTGGCCCCGGCGCTGGCGTTATGTGTTCTGGGCGTGGCGCTGGTCGGCTACGAAGCGTTGCAGGCCGAACATGCCGAAGGTTCGGTAGGCCGGCGTCTGCTGGGGCTGCTGTGTGCGTTCGGCGCGCTGTTCTCGTGGGCGCTGTACTCCATCGGCAACAGCCGTTGGCTGGCCCGGCGGCCGGATCTGTCCGGGCACGACTGGTCGTTGCTGACCGGCGTGGCCACCGGCGGGCTGGCGCTGTTGCTGGTGCCCAGTGCGTTCGTGCTGCCTTCGGCGACGGTGCATGTGTCGTCGGATTGGGTGTGGTTCTGGGTGATCAGTGCCGGCGTGGCGGTGGTGGCCTCGGTGGTGGGCAATGCCTGCTGGAACCGCGCCAGCCAGAACCTGCCGCTGACGCTGACCGGGCAGATGATCGTGTTTGAGACCCTGTTTGCGCTGTTGTACGGGTTCGCGTGGCAACAGCGCTGGCCGACGCTGATGGAATTGCTGGCGATTGCCTGCCTCGTGTCGGGGGTGCTGCTGTGTGCGCATGCACACCGGCCGCCGCGTGCGGTGGCGGAGCATGTGGGGTGAAAGCGTTGTGCGATATGGATGGTCACATTCGTAACGTTTTCAACGACATTGCGTGAAGATGGGTGGCTTTGGATTTTTGCGGCGCAACACTTGACAAGCTGCCCGGCCGCGTTGTTTTCTTGGCGCATGGTCCTGATCGCCGCCACCGCTGCTCTGCTCACCACCGCCCTTATCGGCGGCGCGCAGACGTCTGGTCGCAGCATCGGCACCACCACCATTACCACCGGTACCACTCGTCCGGTGCGGTCCGTCGTCTTCGCGTAACTTCCGAAAACCACGGCCCCGCACCAGACCAGGTGGCGGGGAATTCCCTTCAGCCTGGATGACGCGGGGCCTCAATCGAGGTCAACATGTCCATCGCTGCCGCTCCATCTTCTGACGCCGCCGCTGCTTCCGCGCCGCTTTCGCCGCTGAAAGTCGCCACCGCCACGGTGGTGCACAAGTTCGGCGGCACCTCGGTGGCCGACGCCGAGCGTTACCGCCATGTGGCCCAGTTGCTACTGGCCCGCGACGAGGCTGTTCAGGTCACCGTGGTCTCAGCGATGAAAGGCGTCACCGACGCGCTGATCGCACTGGCCGAACGCGCCGCCGAAGATGCCCCGCAGTGGCGCGATGACTGGCACGCCCTGCGCGCACGCCATCGCGGTGCGGCGGTGGCGCTGCTGGGCGAGCATTCCGGTCCCACGGTGGAATGGCTGGATGCGCGCTTCGACCACCTGGCTGAAGTGCTGGCGGCACTCGGGGTGATCGGCGGGTTGCCGCCGGAAGTGCTGGACCGCGTGCAGGGTCTGGGCGAGGTGTATTCGGCGCACCTGCTGGGGTACTACTTCCGCAGCATCGGTCACGACTGCGCGGTGCTGGATGCGCGCGACGTGCTGGTGGTGGACCGCGGTGAACTGGGCGTGGACGTGGACTGGGAGCAGAGCGCGCTGCGGCTGGCCGAATGGCGCGAAGCGAATCCGGGGCCGCGCGTGGTGGCCACCGGCTTCGTGGCACGCGACCGCCGCGACCGCATCACCACGCTGGGCCGCAACGGCAGCGACTACTCCGGCGCGATCTTCGCGGCGCTGTTCAATGCCGATGAACTGCATATCTGGACCGACGTGGACGGCGTGCTGTCCGCTGACCCACGCGTGGTGCCCGAAGCGGTGCAGCTGGAAGCGCTGAGCTACGACGAAGCCTGCGAACTGGCGTACTTCGGCGCCAAGGTGGTGCATCCGCAGACGATGTCGCCGGCGATCGAGCGCGGCCTGCCGATCATCATCCGCAACACGTTCCAGCCCGATCACCCCGGTACCCGCATCACCGGTGAGCGCACCGTGGGCGGCCCGATCAAGGGCCTGACCCTGAGCCCGGACCTGGCCCTGTTGAACCTGGAAGGCACCGGGCTGATCGGCGTGCCGGGCACTGCCGAGCGCGTATTCGCGGCGCTGCGCAACGCCCACGTGTCCGTGGTGATGATCTCCCAGGGTTCTTCGGAACATTCCATCTGCTGTGTGGTGCGCCAGGCCGAAGCGGCGGCGGCACGCGCGGCGCTGCTGCAGGCCTTCGCACATGAACTGAGCGTGGGCCAGGTGCAGCGCGTGCAGTTGACCGGCAACGTCAGCGTGCTGGCGGCGGTGGGCGACGGCATGGCCGGGCAGCCGGGTGTGGCCGCGCGGTTGTTTGAATCGTTGGGTCGCGCGCAGGTGAACATTCTGGCGATTGCGCAGGGCTCATCCGAGCGCAACATCTCCGTCGCCGTCGACAGCGGCCAGGCAACCAAGGCATTGCGCGCGGCGCACGCGGGCTTCTGGCTGTCGCCGCAGACCTTCTCGGTGGGCGTGATCGGGCCGGGCAACGTGGGTGCGGCATTGCTGGATCAGCTGCTGGCCACGCACGGTGGGCTGCTGGCCCGCGCCAACGTGGACTTGCGGCTGCGCGCGGTGGCCTCGCGCAGCCGCATGCGGCTGGAGCCGCGGGGACTCAGTGGCGACTGGCGCGCCGCGCTGGCCGGGCAGGGCGAGGCGTCCGATCTGGATAAATTCACCGAGCACCTGCAGTCGGCCCATCTGCCGCATGCGCTGATCATTGATTGCAGCGGCAGTGCCGAAGTGGCCGAGCGCTATGCCGGCTGGCTGGCGGCCGGCATCCATGTGGTCACCCCGAACAAGCAGGCCGGGGCCGGCCCATTGGCGCGGTACCACGCCATTCGTGAAGCCGCGGCGACCAGCGGCGCGCGCTTCCGTTATGAGGCCACTGTGGGGGCCGGGCTGCCGGTGATCACCACGCTGCGCGACCTGGTCGACACCGGCGATGAGATCCTGGCCATCGACGGTATCTTCTCCGGCACGTTGGCGTGGCTGTTCAACAAGTACGACGGGCAGGCTCCGTTTTCGCAGTTGGTCACCGAAGCGCGCCGTCTGGGCTATACCGAACCGGACCCGCGCGATGACCTTTCCGGCGTGGACGTTGCGCGCAAGCTGGTGATTCTGGCGCGCGAGGCCGGGCGCGAGTTGAGCCTGGAACAGGTGCAGGTGGAAAGCCTGGTGCCGGCGTCCCTGCGCGAATCCAGCGTGGCCGATTTCATGGCCGGACTGTCCAGTGTGGATGCCGCCTTTGCCGAACGGCTGGCGCAGGCAAAGGCGCGTGGCGCGGTGCTGCGTTACGTGGCGCGGTTGTCGAATGAAGGCGCACAGGTCGGGCTGGTGGAACTGCCGGTCAGCCATGCGTTCGCTAACCTGCGCCTCACCGACAATGTGGTGTCGTTCACCACGCGCCGTTACTGCGACAACCCGCTGGTGGTGCAGGGCCCGGGCGCAGGCCCGGAAGTGACCGCCGCCGGCGTGTTCGCCGATGTGCTGCGCGTGGCCGCCGGCGAAGGGGCGCGCCTGTGAGCGAAAGCGACATTGCGAAGGCGTTTGCGCCAGCCTCGGTCGGCAACGTGGCGGTGGGCTTCGACATTCTGGGCCACGCCATCACCGGCGTGGGCGACACCGTCACGGTGCGGCGCATCGCAGAACCCGAGGTGCGCATCGTCGCGATTCGTGGCACCACCGTGGATCTGCCGCTGGAGGCCGCCGCCAACACCGCCGGTGCGGCATTGATTGCACTGCGTGAGGCATTGGCGCTGTCGTTCGGCTTTGAGATCGAGATCGACAAAGGCATTCCGCTCGGCTCTGGCATGGGCGGTTCGGCCGCGTCCTGCGTAGCGGCACTGGTGGCGGCGAATGCGCTGCTGGACGAACCCTTGTCGCGCGAAGCGCTGTATCCCTTCGCGCTGACCGGTGAAGCAGTGGCCAGCGGCGGCCGGCATGGCGACAACCTGGGGCCGATGCTGCTGGGTGGGCTGGTGCTGAGCACCGCAGACCAGCTGGTGAAGCTGCCAGTGCCAGAGGCGTGGCACAGCCTGCTGGTGCATCCGGATGCGGTGCTGGAAACGCGCCGCGCACGTGCCGCCCTGCAGGGGCATTACGCGTTGTCCGAATTCGTGGCGCAGAGCGCCAATCTGGCGCTGGTGATCAGCGGCTGTTACAGCGGGGACGGCGCGCGGGTGCGGGCAGGGTTGCGTGACGTGCTGGTGGAGCCGCGCCGTGCCGCGTTGATCGTCGGCTTTGAAGCCGCTCGCGATGCGGCGCTGGCGGCCGGTGCGATGGGGTCCAGCATTTCCGGTGCCGGGCCCAGCGTGTTTGCCTGGTTCGAGCAGCGCGAAGCGGCGGAAGCCGCTCGCGCCTCGGTGCAGCAGGCATTTGCCGACGCCGGATTCGACAGCCAGGCGTGGGTATCGCCGTTGAACGCGCCGGCGGCGCATCTGCTGTGAGCACGGGTTCGTCTTTCTACTTTCAGGACTTTTCATGAACTTTGTTTCTACGCGTCATGCCGCGCCCGCCGCGTCGCTCAGCCAGGCGCTGGCTGCCGGTCTCGCGCCGGATGGTGGTCTGTATGTGCCAGAAGTGCGTCCGCAGCCGCAGGCATGGTCGACGCGCGGCAGCCTGGCCGCCAATGCCGAAGCCGTGCTCGCACCGTACTTTGCCGGTGATGCCTTGCAGCCTGACCTTTCTGCGCTGTGCGAACAGGCGTTTACCTTCCCGGCTCCACTGGTGCCTCTGTCCACGCCGCAGGACCATGTGCTGGAGCTGTTCCATGGACCCACTGCTGCGTTCAAGGACTTCGGTGCGCGCTTCCTGGCCGCCAGCCTGTCGCGGCTGCAGCGCGACCAGAGCCGTCCGCTGACCATTGTGGTCGCCACGTCGGGTGACACCGGTGCGGCGGTTGCGGCGGCGTTCCATCGCCTGCCGGGGATCCGCGTGGTGGTGCTGTATCCAGACGGCCGGGTGTCGCCACGCCAAGCGCATCAGCTGGGGTGCTTTGGCGACAACATCCACACCCTGCGCGTGGCCGGTTCGTTCGACGACTGCCAGGCGATGGTGAAGCAGGCGCTGGGTGATGAGGAGCTGCAGAAGCAGGTGCCGTTGAGCTCGGCCAACAGCATCAGCCTCGGGCGCTGGCTGCCGCAGATGAGTTACTACGCCGATGCCGCGTTGAATCACCATGCGGCCACCGGGGAAGTGCTCAATCTGGTGGTGCCGACTGGCAACCTGGGTAATGCCATGGCCGCAGTGCTGGCGCGTGGCATGGGCCTGCCGATCGGGCAGATTGCGCTGGCCACCAATGCGAATGCGGTGCTGCCCCGCTTTTTCCATGGTGCGGCGTACAGCCCGGCGACCAGTGTGGCGACGTTGGCCAATGCGATGGATGTGGGCGCACCGAGCAACTTTGAGCGGTTGCGCTGGTTGTTTGGCGAGGATGATGTTGCGCTGCGCGGGGCGTTCCGCAGCGAGTCCGTGGATGACGCGGCGATTCAGGAGGTGATTAGCCGGCGTTATGCCGAGGCGGGGGAGGTGTTCTGCCCGCATACGGCGACCGCGGTGCATCTGCTGGAGCAACTGCGGGCTGAAGGCGTGCAGGGGCATTGGGCTGTGGCAGCGACCGCGCACCCGGCCAAGTTTGAATCGGTGGTGGAGCCGTTGATCGGGCGGCCGCTGGAGGTGCCGGCGGCGTTGGCGGCTTTGTTGGAGCGGCCGGCGAAGGCCGAGCCGTGTGCGCCGGAATATGCGGCGTTGCGGGAGGTGTTGTTGGGGTGACAGGCGTTGGCGCGAACGGCTGACGGGCATGGCCCGTCACTACGCGATTACGCCCAGCCTTCGTCGGCCGAAAGCTCGCGCAACCCGTCCTGATCCAGAATCTCAACGGTGTTCAGATGGGGCAGGGCAATCAGCCCCGACTGGCGCAGCTTGGTAAACGTACGGCTCACCGTTTCCATCGTCAGCCCCAGATGGTCGGCAATATCACCGCGACCCATCGGCAGGGTCACCCGCAGCGCATTCCCGCCCAGCGGGGCCTCACGTGCCGCCAGCCGCAGGAGGAAGTCAGCCAGCTTTTCCGCCGGCTGCAACCGGCCCAGCGCCAAGGCCGCATCGGCGGCAGCGTCCAGTTCCTGGCAGGCACGCTGCAGCAGCTTGCGCTCCAGGTGCGGATAACGCGCACGCAGGTCCTTCATCTGGCTCAGCGCCACCCGGCACACCCGGCTGTCGGCGATGGCCTCGATGTCGTAGCGGTGATGGTCGCTGCCGGTCAGGCCCAGGTAGTCGCCGGGCAGCACGAAGCTGCTGATCTGGCGGCGGCCGTCGGCCAGGGTGCGAACCAGCCGCAGCGCGCCGCTGGTCAAGGTATAGACATGTTGGCGCGGCTCACCGGCGCGGGCCAGGGTGGCCCCCAGCGGCAACGGCTGCGAGATCGTCACCCGTTCCAGCGCCTGCACTTCATCCGGCGACAGCGCCGAGCAGACCGCCAGATGGCGGACCGAGCAGTGCAGGCAGTCCTTCAGCGTTGAACACCCCGGTGCGGGGTCGTCTACAGCGGAAAGTGCGGTGCCGG is part of the Stenotrophomonas oahuensis genome and encodes:
- a CDS encoding DMT family transporter, which produces MNRSMGVGIANGVAAGALWGVVFLAPAVLSQFSAVQLSAGRYLVYGLIAIILLAPRWKELRTRIGAAEWKGLLWLSLAGNLVYFVLLSNAVQWAGGAAASLIVGLIPVVVTLVGVREKGAVPLKQLAPALALCVLGVALVGYEALQAEHAEGSVGRRLLGLLCAFGALFSWALYSIGNSRWLARRPDLSGHDWSLLTGVATGGLALLLVPSAFVLPSATVHVSSDWVWFWVISAGVAVVASVVGNACWNRASQNLPLTLTGQMIVFETLFALLYGFAWQQRWPTLMELLAIACLVSGVLLCAHAHRPPRAVAEHVG
- the thrC gene encoding threonine synthase, translating into MNFVSTRHAAPAASLSQALAAGLAPDGGLYVPEVRPQPQAWSTRGSLAANAEAVLAPYFAGDALQPDLSALCEQAFTFPAPLVPLSTPQDHVLELFHGPTAAFKDFGARFLAASLSRLQRDQSRPLTIVVATSGDTGAAVAAAFHRLPGIRVVVLYPDGRVSPRQAHQLGCFGDNIHTLRVAGSFDDCQAMVKQALGDEELQKQVPLSSANSISLGRWLPQMSYYADAALNHHAATGEVLNLVVPTGNLGNAMAAVLARGMGLPIGQIALATNANAVLPRFFHGAAYSPATSVATLANAMDVGAPSNFERLRWLFGEDDVALRGAFRSESVDDAAIQEVISRRYAEAGEVFCPHTATAVHLLEQLRAEGVQGHWAVAATAHPAKFESVVEPLIGRPLEVPAALAALLERPAKAEPCAPEYAALREVLLG
- the thrA gene encoding bifunctional aspartate kinase/homoserine dehydrogenase I, giving the protein MSIAAAPSSDAAAASAPLSPLKVATATVVHKFGGTSVADAERYRHVAQLLLARDEAVQVTVVSAMKGVTDALIALAERAAEDAPQWRDDWHALRARHRGAAVALLGEHSGPTVEWLDARFDHLAEVLAALGVIGGLPPEVLDRVQGLGEVYSAHLLGYYFRSIGHDCAVLDARDVLVVDRGELGVDVDWEQSALRLAEWREANPGPRVVATGFVARDRRDRITTLGRNGSDYSGAIFAALFNADELHIWTDVDGVLSADPRVVPEAVQLEALSYDEACELAYFGAKVVHPQTMSPAIERGLPIIIRNTFQPDHPGTRITGERTVGGPIKGLTLSPDLALLNLEGTGLIGVPGTAERVFAALRNAHVSVVMISQGSSEHSICCVVRQAEAAAARAALLQAFAHELSVGQVQRVQLTGNVSVLAAVGDGMAGQPGVAARLFESLGRAQVNILAIAQGSSERNISVAVDSGQATKALRAAHAGFWLSPQTFSVGVIGPGNVGAALLDQLLATHGGLLARANVDLRLRAVASRSRMRLEPRGLSGDWRAALAGQGEASDLDKFTEHLQSAHLPHALIIDCSGSAEVAERYAGWLAAGIHVVTPNKQAGAGPLARYHAIREAAATSGARFRYEATVGAGLPVITTLRDLVDTGDEILAIDGIFSGTLAWLFNKYDGQAPFSQLVTEARRLGYTEPDPRDDLSGVDVARKLVILAREAGRELSLEQVQVESLVPASLRESSVADFMAGLSSVDAAFAERLAQAKARGAVLRYVARLSNEGAQVGLVELPVSHAFANLRLTDNVVSFTTRRYCDNPLVVQGPGAGPEVTAAGVFADVLRVAAGEGARL
- a CDS encoding homoserine kinase, with the translated sequence MSESDIAKAFAPASVGNVAVGFDILGHAITGVGDTVTVRRIAEPEVRIVAIRGTTVDLPLEAAANTAGAALIALREALALSFGFEIEIDKGIPLGSGMGGSAASCVAALVAANALLDEPLSREALYPFALTGEAVASGGRHGDNLGPMLLGGLVLSTADQLVKLPVPEAWHSLLVHPDAVLETRRARAALQGHYALSEFVAQSANLALVISGCYSGDGARVRAGLRDVLVEPRRAALIVGFEAARDAALAAGAMGSSISGAGPSVFAWFEQREAAEAARASVQQAFADAGFDSQAWVSPLNAPAAHLL
- a CDS encoding helix-turn-helix transcriptional regulator, with product MSSAAFNLRRYGSSSSVDRHDVAQWVVPLQGELSFELEGRGSRLDVLQGIFVAPHAGHAQTATARDRFLIVDCPADMFDDHTLERLNALPTLALPAPVRAMARRLAMLPGEAVDDAVVERELPVLLQAFSPAGTATRLQAVCARIAQAPGQDWPVARIAAAVGVSGSRLHALFQQAFELSPQAWLSGCRLRWSRAQLVESDASIAEIAQRAGYSEQSALTRALRREWGMTPAEYRRARVSVKKSPRHSP
- a CDS encoding Crp/Fnr family transcriptional regulator → MSRPHSGTALSAVDDPAPGCSTLKDCLHCSVRHLAVCSALSPDEVQALERVTISQPLPLGATLARAGEPRQHVYTLTSGALRLVRTLADGRRQISSFVLPGDYLGLTGSDHHRYDIEAIADSRVCRVALSQMKDLRARYPHLERKLLQRACQELDAAADAALALGRLQPAEKLADFLLRLAAREAPLGGNALRVTLPMGRGDIADHLGLTMETVSRTFTKLRQSGLIALPHLNTVEILDQDGLRELSADEGWA